The genomic window tacaagggatgAAACCAGAAATGTAAGGTATACATAGTAGAGAGGGAGGACTAATCCTCTTGAGAAAAGAAAGCTGAAGAGTGACCTAAAGATGTATTTAAAATGACAGGATTTGATAAGAGTAGCTGGAGTGCATTTCCATTTGTGGGTAAGAACATAAATGAAGACCATCAATCTGAGACGGTCACCAAGCAACCCAACAGGGAATTTAGTAGAAACTCTTTACACAAGGAGCTGAGAATGTGGAAGCCAATTCCACAAGCGTTGGTGGAATGCAATGTCGAAGCAGCATTTGAGAAGGAAGGATTTCAATGAGAAAGGACGAGGAGAATCCAGAGAAGCATAAATACTGGTGTGAATTGATTAGGCTGGGTGATTATGTGAACATGAGAAATGGTCATTGGGTCCCTGGCTCCACCATTCAGCTAATCGTGGCTGATTATTATAAGCTTACTGTATATTTATTGTACCTTTCTGCACTACTCCCATATCCTGATACCGAGCCACCTGAAAAAGGCCGGGAGAGGAGGGGGTCCTTGCCCTTCCCAGCGTCATCTTTCAGCACCAATGTGTCCTATTTTTACTTAAAAATAAATGCAAACTTACTCTTTAAATATTTACATGATAGCCTGCAGTATCAAAataagggaattttttttttcccGATTCTCCGTCTCTAACTGTCCTCCCTGGGCTGCAGGTGTTATTGGACATTTTTTAACGGCTTGAACGCACCTTACCGATCTTTGATTGTTGTTCTACATTGAGTAAAAGCTTGTAATTAATTTTTAAGAACAACTCGGGTCAGAGGATAGCAGACTCTCGCTGCAAGTCGATTTGCACAAAAAAGGTGCAATTCCACTGTTGACAGTTGGTGAGTTGCGCTTTTGAATTTTGACTTGAAttccagttttgatttttaaATTCCGTTTTGGTCTCTTTGGTGTGCTCTTTGTCACTGCCTAAAACAAAGAAAATGCTACTTCAAGCCGCTGATATTTTAAGTGTcctatcataaacaagagaaattctgcagatgttggatgaCCAAATGacacacacagaacgctggaggaactcagcaggccagagcgcatctgtggaaaagattaaacagttgACGCTTCGGACTGAGGCCATTCAGCAGGATCCCTGAGTCATAGTGCCAGTGAACTGCGGGCTGTGTGTAATTGGACCCTTGCTATAGCAAGCAATGTTCTCCGAGTATGTTATGCGTGCATAATAATTTTATGCAATGTCTTTTTAAAATTGATAATCATAGTATATCTGAAATATTTCTTTATACTATAGACTTGGTTATGTTTAAACCCGTTTTAAATTCTAGCCTGTATAAATGGCACCAAGAATTTAATGTGGAGAGGAAGACGTGCAGCTTTTGTGAAAATGCattccaatacatcacgtgtTCGAGTGAACTTGTGCTCAGCTTGGGACCGAGTGTTATCTATTCACGTGCTTTCTCGATCACTGCATGACTCAGCAAAGCGCACCGTATCCTGCCTTCCGAAAAATTTCCATTCACCTTTTGTTTCCTTAGCCCAACCCAGGTACTCAACAAATACACTGCACAAACTAACAGACGACATATTTAATGattttttcaaaaaaaattaacagTTACAAAACAACCGTAATCTATACGCTAGCAACCGTTTCGACTAATGTGAAAAATAAAGTTTGTAATAGTGGCATATAAATGTACCCTAACTGGATTAAGTATAGATAAAAATCACGAATTATAAAAAATAATTTAAGGAACGTTTAGCATTTGTTGCTGTGaaaaagttcctaaggcagtctgCAACACGTTTCAGGAGTTCAGAATTTAAGGCGAGAAAAGCTACAAAATTTCTAAAGTTCACAGTACTTGCTACTCTATTAATTCTTTGGTTGAGGTATAAGGCTTAAAGTCTTTTTTAAGCTTTGTTCAACAGTCACCGACAGTCTGAGTTTGCATTGAGGAAAGATGCCGCATTAGGTTGTTGCTCGAAAAAGTTCCTCATAATCGAAAGTTCTCTGGACAATTGTTCAATTTTTTTATGCAAACGATCGTTTTCTGCATTCagttcaattagtttttgttgcatTTCTGCGTTGCGCCGTTTCGCTTTATCTCTGCTCTTTCTCACGGCAATATTATTCCTTTCTCTCCTCTGTCGGTACTCGGAGCTTTGTCGGTCTACAGACTTCTTGGATTTTTCCTTTCCGGAGACCGATCTACCGTGAGAGTTCGACGAACTAGGCTCCGGGCTGGTGGGCGGGGTCGGCTGCCCCGTGGGCAAGTGCACGGTGGTTTGCGCGCAGGCTGCGATTTGGGAGTGCAGCGGAGTTTCCATGTTTTCGTCCCTTTCTTCCTTAACCACCACTTTCGATAAGTCCAGTCTTTGATCGTAGCTGTTCCGCAGCTGAGCAGCAAACGGATCCCTTTCCGAGTGGTCACCTGCCGAAGCAGACATCCCGGTGACAGAATTCATCATTGGACTGACTGCTGTGTGGGACAGGTACCCATAATCGGGCTGAGGCTTTTCCCCTTTGTTGGTGCTGGCCAGCAGATCTGCCAGCAAATCGTCGTTGTAGAGCTCCAGCTGGGAGCCTGACACCGGCTCCACTACGTAAGGGCTAAAATCAATCGCACTCTCGTCGTCGTAGATGGCACCTGCCGGGTTCAGATCAATCAGGCTTGTTCTTTCCTCGCACATTCCCCGGTCCGCCTTGGTCAAAGTCACCCCGCCACCGACACCCTCGTAGAAGTTAGTTGGTTCGAGGGGAAACATGGGGAAACATGGCGAGACGCAGCGTGAATCCAAGTTATATAGGTTACTCATGAAGGGACTGGGTTCACCGGACTCCGCCACAACTCTCAGCACTTGGCGATAATCACAATTGGAGTTTGCACCCAGTAACTGCAGCGGCTGAGTGCCGCGCGAGTTTTTATAGTGGCTCTTTGCGCGCGTCACTCATTCAAAGGCTCGTTATCGTGATGGGGGCGCGGTCTGGGCAAGGTTCACGCATCCGGTTGATTGACTGCGAAGACGTGACGCCCATCGGCGCCGGGGCTCCAGGAGGTGGAGTGTGGCGTCTGGACCGCAGCCAGCAGCGGTGCTAGGGTTTAGTTATTAAACGATTTGGTGTAGTTTAGGTTGGCTGAATCACAGAGAATTCGTAACATGCTTTCATTGCCGAAACTTGTTTTGCTTGAAACATCTAAATCGGGTCATTTTTAGTGAAAATAACTGTGTAATTGGCAAACTTAAATTTACAAAACATTCTCAAGCACTGCTCCATGCAGGAGTGTGCATTCCTCTTTTTAGCAAATAATTATGTGTTACGCTATCTTGCAAAGAACCACTTTTCACTGGACTCGTTTTTCAACGCTTGATATTCTAAAAACTTCAACGCCCTCCTCAGTCTTAAATCAACTACTTAGACAGCTCAGttggatagagtcatagaaatctacggcacattacaggtccttcggcccacaatgttgtgctgaccatataacctactctggaagctgcctagaatttccctactgcatagccctctacttcTGGAAGCTCCATGTacaaagaatctcttaaaagaccctattgtatccgcctcttaTCACCTTTGCTGGCatttccacacagccaccactctctgtgaaaaacatactcctgacatcccccttaaaactctgccccctcatgctagccatttcagtcctgggaaaaagcctctgactatccacacgatcaatgcctctcatggtcttatacacctctatcaggtcacctctcatcctccgttgctctaagaagaaaaggccaagttcactcaacctgtttcatGATGctcgctctccaatccaggcaacatccttgtaaacctcctctacaCTCTTATCTATAGTATCTGTATCCTTCCTGTAAAGAGGTGACTAGAATttaacacagtactccaagtggggtctaactaaggtcttgtatcgctgtaacattacctcactgctcttgaattcaaacccacagttgatgaatgccaacacaccatatgccctCTTAACAATACTgacaacctgcgcagcagttttgagtgtcctgtggactcggaccccaagatcccgctgatcctccacactgccaagagtcttaccgttaatactatattctgacttCAAATTTGACCCAGATGGAAGCTTctacttgttttttttcttaactGAATATTATCCTCATAAGAGGTGCATGGTGTTGGGGCTATTTTTAATTACTTAACCACGCTTAGAATATAATGCCTCCCCTGTATGGGGGCGTGGGGAGTTTAGAGTGAGGAAATTGATCGTAATTTGCAGCATATAATGGAAGGTAACTCATAGGTTTTAACATTTGATTTAACACAAAGAGGAATTAGAGAATAACAGTCCAATCAAGATCATTGTATCCATGGAAGTGATGCATTGCTTTGCTGAAATGAAGAAGTAGGCTTTCTGTAGCATCTACTCGTACAGAGGTGACAGTCAGTAGATTACTGATAAAATGCACCCACTAGCCCATAAATTGTGGCAAAGCgatcattatcattgtcacaaAATGTGACAACCCAACATATGGAGTGCAGTCAGTGATAAAACTGGTATATTGGCTTACAGCTGTAACCTGTATTTGTCGTTGAGACTGGTGGTATTTTCAGTcatttgtatcttctacccagtGGGATGGGGCAGGAGACAGAATAACTGGGTGGTTACGGTTTTAACTGAccactttactgaggcagtgagaagcgtAGACAGACTCCATGGAGTATGGTATTTGATGTGCTGAGCTGACCACAACTTTCTGCGGTTTCTCGTGGTGCCGTATTTCTTTACCCTCCTGAGAGAGTAGAGGTACTGGTGTGTTTTCTTGGCTATGGTGGTTGGATCTGGCTAGGATATTGATGATGTTCTCTCCCAGGAACTTGAGTCTTTCTACCTTCTTGTCCTCAGCAACaatgatgtagacaggagcatctGCAATGCTCCTCTCCTTGAAGTTAATGAAGAGCTCTTCATTGCTGGCATTGGGAGAAAGATTGTTTTCATGACACTGTGTCACTAGACTatctgtctccttcctgtactctgattcATCCACGTTTGACTTTTGGCCCATTATGGtgatgccatctgcaaacttcccTATGAGTGATGTGATGCAGCTAACATTGAATTATGTCaaatttaatgttatttccactTATGCACCTTCTATCTGAGTCCACTGTACCAAATCATTGTTACTTTATGTACATTGTTTATCTGATTCACAGATGTCATTCCTAGTGGATTGCTACAGGTTCTGTTCAGTGATGTGAGTTAAAATCAAATTTATGCCGTACTAATAACTGCACATTTTGAGTAGATTTCTTAAAGATCATTGATGAGTATTGTCTTTTCATCACAGAGTACAAACAATCCAGACCAGTATTTTGGCATATGCAACAGCCAATTTGTATACTGAGGGGTTCTGAAAATTAATATCTTACCTTTCTGCAGAATTCAACTCTAAATCATGCTGTCCTCTTTTAAACACATTTTACTCCTTCCTAAGTAAGCCAGTATGAATCAGTGTGAGGTTGTCTTCCCTCATCCATATCAATTGACTCACCTTATTTGTATTCCTGCAAATCTATATCGACAGGAAGGAAATGCGTATTTTTGCAACTTCATGAAGTTGGTTTGCCTGTTACTAGCCAGAATCAGGTTATATGTACATCTATTCCCGTTAGTATTAACCCCGCATGTGTCTTCAAAGGACATGCATTTCTTTTTACTACTCT from Hypanus sabinus isolate sHypSab1 chromosome 1, sHypSab1.hap1, whole genome shotgun sequence includes these protein-coding regions:
- the cebpd gene encoding CCAAT/enhancer-binding protein delta, with protein sequence MSNLYNLDSRCVSPCFPMFPLEPTNFYEGVGGGVTLTKADRGMCEERTSLIDLNPAGAIYDDESAIDFSPYVVEPVSGSQLELYNDDLLADLLASTNKGEKPQPDYGYLSHTAVSPMMNSVTGMSASAGDHSERDPFAAQLRNSYDQRLDLSKVVVKEERDENMETPLHSQIAACAQTTVHLPTGQPTPPTSPEPSSSNSHGRSVSGKEKSKKSVDRQSSEYRQRRERNNIAVRKSRDKAKRRNAEMQQKLIELNAENDRLHKKIEQLSRELSIMRNFFEQQPNAASFLNANSDCR